Proteins encoded by one window of Streptomyces uncialis:
- a CDS encoding ATP-binding cassette domain-containing protein, which translates to MTPEAAPSDGPAPGAPLVRLDDVSKHYGNIRALEGVSLEVHAGEITCVLGDNGAGKSTLIKIIAGLHQHDAGTLSIEGEETRLASPREALDKGIATVYQDLAVVPLMPVWRNFFLGSEPTKGAGPFRRLDTELMRSTTRAELLRMGIDLRDVDQPIGTLSGGERQCVAIARAVHFGARVLVLDEPTAALGVKQSGVVLKYVAAARDAGLGVVLITHNPHHAYLVGDRFVLLKRGAMSGSHTRDGITLDELTRQMAGGSELDDLRHELQR; encoded by the coding sequence ATGACCCCTGAAGCCGCCCCGTCCGACGGCCCGGCCCCCGGCGCCCCCCTGGTCCGGCTGGACGACGTCAGCAAGCACTACGGCAACATCCGGGCCCTCGAAGGGGTCTCCCTGGAGGTGCACGCGGGGGAGATCACCTGTGTGCTCGGGGACAACGGCGCGGGCAAGTCCACCCTGATCAAGATCATCGCGGGGCTGCACCAGCACGACGCGGGCACCCTGAGCATCGAGGGCGAGGAGACCCGTCTCGCCTCCCCGCGCGAAGCGCTCGACAAGGGCATCGCCACGGTCTACCAGGACCTCGCGGTGGTGCCCCTGATGCCGGTGTGGCGCAACTTCTTCCTCGGCTCCGAACCGACGAAGGGGGCCGGCCCCTTCCGGCGGCTCGACACCGAACTGATGCGGTCCACCACCCGCGCGGAGCTGCTGCGCATGGGTATCGACCTGCGGGACGTCGACCAGCCCATCGGCACGCTCTCCGGCGGTGAGCGGCAGTGCGTGGCCATCGCGCGGGCCGTGCACTTCGGGGCGAGGGTACTGGTGCTGGACGAGCCGACCGCCGCGCTCGGCGTGAAGCAGTCCGGAGTCGTCCTCAAGTACGTCGCCGCGGCCCGGGACGCCGGGCTGGGTGTGGTCCTCATCACGCACAACCCGCACCACGCGTATCTCGTGGGGGACCGGTTCGTGCTGCTGAAGCGGGGCGCGATGTCGGGCAGCCACACGCGGGACGGGATCACCCTCGACGAGCTCACCCGCCAGATGGCGGGCGGCAGCGAACTGGACGATCTGCGGCACGAGCTCCAGCGGTAA
- a CDS encoding sugar kinase: MPSVPHQAPPPDEEPRPEARGRMIRRRALTLLIIGLLIGVPAGYLVISANQSRDSGRDKAAKYSATGLTEGWPSRVQRRVYDVSIPPYSSDVAHYETNNWKTSRLYVQFLTSNEGLDRFLGELGFSSDALRRDDLTIGVRDRGVVGWDFTGDGPWWGLSREQKDPMPSQDVVVNWSNPDHPMVYMVSATTP, from the coding sequence ATGCCTAGCGTCCCCCACCAGGCCCCCCCACCCGACGAGGAACCCCGCCCCGAGGCCCGGGGCCGGATGATCCGCCGGCGGGCCCTGACGCTGCTCATCATCGGGCTGCTCATCGGTGTACCCGCCGGGTATCTGGTGATCTCCGCCAACCAGAGCCGCGACAGCGGCCGTGACAAGGCCGCCAAGTACTCGGCGACAGGACTCACCGAGGGCTGGCCCTCCCGGGTCCAGCGGCGGGTGTACGACGTGTCGATCCCCCCGTACTCCAGTGATGTCGCGCACTACGAGACGAACAACTGGAAGACCAGCAGGCTCTACGTGCAGTTCCTCACGAGCAACGAGGGCCTCGACCGGTTCCTCGGCGAGCTCGGCTTCAGCAGTGACGCCCTGCGCAGGGACGACCTCACCATCGGGGTGCGCGACCGGGGCGTCGTCGGCTGGGACTTCACCGGAGACGGCCCCTGGTGGGGCCTGAGCCGGGAGCAGAAGGACCCCATGCCCTCCCAGGACGTCGTCGTGAACTGGTCGAACCCCGATCATCCGATGGTGTACATGGTTTCCGCGACCACGCCGTAG
- a CDS encoding sulfite oxidase encodes MPRTSESESEYDRRRMRQWFAGEARADGVDRRELLRLAGASAALGALPTVAQSVLPGAAAVAHAAAGIVKPLPPEWFTVRGTNAEARFDALGDTGYHTPAERFFVRNHTTTPLLDAATWTLTVWGDGLRGEPLVLGLDDLRELPAVTRSAVVECAGNGRSLFGTQQGRTGSGTAWTMGAIGAARWRGARLSDVLRAAGVRRTAVDVMPRGLDAAYTTPEGAELGHVRRPLPLGKALDDVILAYEMNGEPLPPDHGHPVRVVVPNWVGIASIKWVGDIEVSTTPLYSPWNTSFYRLWGDSYPPEGSAPLTRQTLKSVFELPWNATLDAGLRHRLTGRSWSGAGGVVRVETSTDGGERWRAARLLDPPRSAGWVRWHTDWRPTAPGPATLMSRATDTTGRTQPPTTPHNIQGYLFDAIVRHPVTVR; translated from the coding sequence ATGCCCCGAACGTCCGAGTCCGAGTCCGAGTACGACCGCCGCCGGATGCGGCAGTGGTTCGCCGGGGAGGCCCGTGCCGACGGTGTCGACCGGCGTGAACTGCTGCGCCTCGCCGGTGCCTCCGCGGCCCTCGGCGCGCTCCCCACCGTTGCGCAGAGCGTGCTGCCCGGCGCCGCCGCCGTCGCGCACGCGGCGGCCGGTATCGTCAAACCGCTGCCTCCCGAGTGGTTCACCGTCCGGGGCACCAACGCCGAGGCCCGGTTCGACGCGCTGGGCGACACCGGCTACCACACCCCCGCCGAACGGTTCTTCGTCCGCAACCACACCACCACACCGCTCCTGGACGCGGCGACCTGGACACTGACCGTGTGGGGCGACGGGCTGCGCGGCGAGCCCCTGGTCCTCGGACTGGACGATCTGCGTGAACTGCCCGCCGTGACGCGCAGCGCCGTCGTCGAGTGCGCGGGCAACGGCCGCAGTCTCTTCGGCACCCAGCAGGGCCGCACCGGTTCCGGGACGGCCTGGACCATGGGCGCGATCGGCGCCGCCCGCTGGCGGGGCGCCCGGCTGTCCGACGTCCTGCGCGCCGCCGGGGTCCGCCGGACCGCGGTGGACGTGATGCCCCGCGGCCTCGACGCGGCGTACACCACCCCCGAGGGCGCCGAACTGGGCCACGTGCGCCGTCCGCTGCCGCTCGGCAAGGCCCTGGACGACGTCATTCTCGCGTACGAGATGAACGGGGAACCGCTGCCGCCCGACCACGGGCACCCGGTACGGGTCGTGGTGCCGAACTGGGTCGGCATCGCGTCCATCAAATGGGTCGGTGACATCGAGGTGTCCACCACCCCCCTCTACTCACCGTGGAACACGTCCTTCTACCGGCTCTGGGGCGACTCCTATCCACCGGAGGGCAGCGCCCCGCTCACCCGGCAGACCCTGAAGTCGGTGTTCGAACTCCCCTGGAACGCCACGCTGGACGCGGGGCTGCGGCACCGGCTCACCGGACGTTCGTGGTCCGGCGCGGGCGGTGTCGTCCGGGTCGAGACCAGCACCGACGGCGGTGAGCGCTGGCGAGCCGCCCGGCTGCTCGACCCGCCCCGCAGCGCCGGATGGGTCCGCTGGCACACCGACTGGCGGCCCACCGCCCCGGGCCCGGCGACCCTGATGTCCCGCGCCACCGACACCACGGGCCGCACCCAGCCGCCCACGACACCGCACAACATCCAGGGGTATCTGTTCGACGCGATCGTCCGGCACCCCGTCACCGTGCGCTGA
- a CDS encoding SWIM zinc finger family protein has protein sequence MSAAKSSRTAHAGAGQPPPRPASDGPSARPSEAARQALYAARRARLAAQAGDPRSPGTPSSTAPSPGTPAMVDTSTASDRLAVPVSDTSAAVGTGPASSASAAGPGSPGDGGGGAAVTTAGADASTEVRGAPVGTDPTTDTGAATDTSPTEDTGATTGPAGSGRPEGDHIARPPRTGDAPSTKDAPPTGDALRSGSGDDPAPRPATAPARPGDIAREALRAARARTAADETRVHPTAPARKAPRHPRLPAPPAPTTESLTRVDPRAARPLTLPARLFEAVPDLADLALAHLDAERGPLPQLPPSPRPAPPGPKPLRPVSAGSGPSPLRDLIAHVTPPTLSRDLDTPGPGTPTPVTPRPDPAPAERSSGAGPSADPASAAEPFAATWWGNAWVRALEDGALDAGRLGRGREYAEKGNVGSVKVMPGRVLAYVQGSRPRPYRTQIRLRTLTDDEWDAFLDTAADEPGRIAALLDRDMPHSLADGEVPLLPGAQDLDPSCGCPDQGRPCKHAAALAYRTARLLDENPFVLLLLRGRTEDDLLTELSRRNAARTAREKDTAAPFPGVRARAAFAAEPPPALPSPMPAPRHPEQPPAYPSAPGGPDPFALDQLATDAAARAYALLTTGRDPLAGLTLWQDAVRIAAARPGSGLTAASRALYASLAEATGRTVPDLGRAVAAWRQGGSEGLAVLETPWDPPAGRFDLARPALLAAALPVFRPWRNQLTHPGGHAQLRLGRDGLWYAYESEPGEDDWWPRGTPDLDPVGALTGLALNPLAP, from the coding sequence ATGAGCGCGGCGAAGAGTTCCCGTACCGCACACGCCGGCGCCGGGCAGCCGCCGCCCCGCCCCGCGTCCGACGGCCCCTCGGCCCGGCCGTCCGAAGCGGCCAGGCAGGCGCTGTACGCGGCCCGCCGCGCCCGGCTGGCCGCCCAGGCGGGCGACCCCCGCTCGCCGGGCACCCCGTCCAGTACCGCGCCCTCGCCCGGTACCCCGGCCATGGTGGACACTTCGACCGCGTCGGACCGCCTGGCGGTGCCCGTATCGGACACCTCCGCCGCGGTGGGCACGGGCCCCGCGTCGTCGGCCTCGGCCGCCGGGCCCGGTTCGCCCGGGGACGGCGGGGGAGGGGCGGCTGTCACCACGGCGGGCGCGGACGCGTCCACCGAGGTACGGGGTGCGCCCGTGGGTACGGACCCGACCACGGACACCGGTGCGGCCACGGACACCAGTCCGACGGAGGACACCGGTGCGACCACGGGTCCGGCCGGGTCCGGTCGTCCCGAGGGCGACCACATCGCCCGGCCGCCCCGTACCGGTGACGCGCCCTCTACCAAGGACGCGCCCCCGACCGGTGACGCGCTCCGCTCCGGCAGCGGTGACGATCCGGCTCCTCGCCCCGCTACCGCCCCCGCGCGCCCCGGGGACATCGCCCGGGAGGCCCTGCGCGCGGCGCGGGCCCGTACCGCCGCCGACGAGACCCGGGTCCACCCCACCGCGCCCGCGCGCAAAGCACCACGCCACCCACGGCTCCCCGCACCGCCCGCGCCCACCACCGAATCCCTCACCCGCGTGGACCCGCGCGCGGCACGCCCCCTCACCCTCCCGGCCCGGCTGTTCGAAGCGGTGCCCGACCTGGCCGACCTGGCCTTGGCCCACTTGGATGCCGAGCGGGGTCCGCTGCCGCAGCTCCCCCCGTCCCCCCGTCCGGCACCGCCAGGTCCGAAACCGCTCCGTCCGGTATCCGCCGGGAGCGGCCCGAGCCCCCTGCGTGACCTGATCGCCCACGTCACCCCACCCACCCTGTCCCGGGACCTGGACACTCCCGGCCCGGGTACGCCCACCCCGGTCACCCCTCGCCCGGACCCCGCACCGGCCGAGCGGTCCAGCGGCGCCGGGCCGTCCGCCGACCCGGCTTCCGCCGCCGAGCCGTTCGCCGCCACCTGGTGGGGCAACGCCTGGGTACGGGCCCTGGAGGACGGCGCCTTGGACGCGGGGCGGCTCGGCAGGGGCCGGGAGTACGCGGAGAAGGGCAACGTCGGCTCGGTCAAGGTGATGCCCGGCCGCGTCCTCGCGTACGTCCAGGGCAGCCGTCCCCGCCCGTACCGCACCCAGATCCGGCTGCGCACCCTGACCGACGACGAATGGGACGCGTTCCTGGACACGGCGGCCGACGAGCCCGGCCGGATCGCCGCGCTGCTCGACCGGGACATGCCGCACTCGCTCGCGGACGGCGAAGTACCGCTGCTTCCCGGCGCCCAGGACCTCGACCCGTCCTGCGGATGCCCCGACCAGGGCCGTCCCTGCAAGCACGCCGCCGCCCTCGCCTACCGCACCGCCAGGCTGCTCGACGAGAACCCGTTCGTCCTGCTGCTCCTGCGCGGCCGTACGGAGGACGACCTGCTGACGGAGCTGTCCCGGCGCAACGCCGCCCGTACCGCGCGCGAGAAGGACACCGCCGCGCCCTTCCCCGGTGTCCGCGCCCGCGCCGCGTTCGCCGCGGAGCCGCCGCCCGCGCTCCCGTCACCCATGCCCGCGCCCCGGCACCCCGAGCAGCCACCGGCGTATCCGTCGGCCCCGGGTGGCCCCGACCCCTTCGCCCTCGACCAGTTGGCGACCGACGCGGCGGCCCGCGCGTACGCCCTGCTCACCACCGGGCGGGACCCGCTCGCCGGACTGACGCTGTGGCAGGACGCCGTACGGATCGCCGCCGCCCGCCCCGGCTCCGGTCTCACCGCCGCGTCCCGCGCGCTCTACGCCTCACTGGCGGAGGCCACCGGACGCACGGTCCCCGACCTCGGACGGGCGGTCGCCGCATGGCGCCAGGGCGGCTCCGAAGGGCTCGCCGTGCTCGAAACCCCCTGGGACCCGCCCGCGGGCCGTTTCGACCTGGCACGCCCCGCCCTCCTCGCGGCGGCCCTCCCCGTCTTCCGCCCCTGGCGCAACCAGCTCACGCACCCCGGTGGCCACGCGCAACTGCGGCTCGGCCGCGACGGCCTGTGGTACGCGTACGAGTCCGAGCCCGGCGAGGACGACTGGTGGCCGCGCGGCACCCCGGACCTGGACCCGGTCGGCGCCCTCACCGGCCTCGCCCTGAATCCCCTGGCCCCGTAG
- a CDS encoding DEAD/DEAH box helicase, translating to MPHARDWAAEVAAGADAGVRISLRLDLDAFRVFDGVPDTHSAGAAIVQVHSLADPGLVVDATALWEGDAPEAFGPRARVDAALAVRRAARVWPPLERLGEQHVPDVLALSEDELSDLLGPATDRLAAAGVAVHWPRDLAQDLTATAVVHSAPGSATDGSPFFESERLLKFSWRLALGGDPLSEAEMDLLAETHRPLVRLRDQWVLVDPALVRKARKRELGLLDPVDALATALTGTAEVDGEQVDVVPVGALATLRDRLTAGVPPVDQPPALRARLRDYQLHGLAWLDLMTSLGLGGCLADDMGLGKTVTLIALHLRRARPEPTLVVCPASLLGNWQREITRFAPGVPVHRFHGSARTLTAEGELSGGFVLTTYGTMRSAAPLLAEQPWGMVVADEAQHVKNPWSATAKALRTIPAPARVALTGTPVENNLSELWALLDWTTPGLLGPLKSFRARHARAVENATSGTVALRATRTPEDGDPAAAPPAPADADTEAVERLARLIRPFLLRRRKSDPGIVPELPPKTETDHPVPLTREQAALYEAVVRESLLAIGTSEGIARRGLVLKLLTALKQICDHPALYLKEGAPGPGAARGTAREALPAGPRLAGRSGKLILLDELLDTLLAEEGSALVFTQYARMARLIGAHLAARAVPAELLHGGTPVPERERLVDRFQDGANPVLVLSLKAAGTGLNLTRAGHVIHFDRWWNPAVEEQATDRAYRIGQTQPVQVHRLITEGTVEDRIADLLASKRALADAVLGSGEASLTELSNRDLADLVSLRRPR from the coding sequence GTGCCCCACGCGCGGGACTGGGCGGCCGAGGTCGCGGCGGGCGCCGACGCGGGGGTGCGGATCTCCCTGCGGCTCGACCTCGACGCGTTCCGGGTGTTCGACGGCGTCCCCGACACCCACAGCGCGGGCGCCGCGATCGTCCAGGTCCACAGCCTGGCCGACCCCGGCCTCGTCGTGGACGCGACGGCCCTGTGGGAGGGTGACGCGCCCGAGGCGTTCGGCCCCCGCGCGCGGGTCGACGCCGCCCTCGCGGTCCGCCGCGCGGCCCGGGTCTGGCCCCCGCTGGAGAGGCTGGGGGAGCAGCACGTCCCCGATGTCCTCGCCCTGTCCGAGGACGAGCTGTCCGATCTGCTGGGCCCCGCCACGGACCGGCTCGCCGCGGCCGGCGTCGCCGTGCACTGGCCCCGTGACCTCGCGCAGGACCTCACCGCCACCGCCGTGGTCCACTCCGCGCCCGGCTCCGCCACGGACGGCTCGCCGTTCTTCGAGAGCGAGCGGCTCCTGAAGTTCAGCTGGCGGCTCGCGCTCGGCGGCGACCCGCTCTCGGAGGCCGAGATGGACCTCCTCGCCGAGACCCACCGCCCCCTGGTCCGGCTGCGGGACCAGTGGGTCCTCGTGGACCCCGCGCTCGTCCGCAAGGCCCGCAAACGCGAGCTGGGTCTCCTCGACCCGGTCGACGCCCTCGCCACGGCCCTCACCGGCACCGCCGAGGTCGACGGCGAGCAGGTCGACGTCGTACCGGTCGGCGCCCTCGCCACCCTCCGGGACCGCCTCACCGCGGGCGTGCCGCCCGTCGACCAGCCGCCCGCCCTGCGCGCCCGGCTGCGCGACTACCAGCTCCACGGGCTCGCCTGGCTCGATCTGATGACCTCGCTCGGCCTCGGCGGCTGCCTCGCCGACGACATGGGCCTCGGCAAGACGGTCACCCTGATCGCCCTCCATCTGCGGCGCGCCCGCCCCGAACCGACACTCGTCGTCTGCCCCGCCTCCCTGCTGGGCAACTGGCAGCGCGAGATCACCCGGTTCGCCCCCGGGGTCCCCGTCCACCGCTTCCACGGCAGCGCCCGTACCCTCACCGCCGAGGGCGAGCTGTCCGGCGGCTTCGTCCTCACCACCTACGGCACCATGCGCTCCGCCGCGCCCCTCCTCGCGGAGCAGCCCTGGGGCATGGTCGTCGCCGACGAGGCGCAGCACGTGAAGAACCCCTGGTCGGCGACCGCCAAGGCACTGCGCACCATCCCCGCGCCCGCGCGCGTCGCGCTCACGGGCACCCCCGTCGAGAACAATCTCTCCGAGCTGTGGGCCCTCCTCGACTGGACCACCCCCGGCCTGCTCGGCCCCCTCAAGTCCTTCCGCGCCCGGCACGCCCGCGCCGTGGAGAACGCCACCAGCGGGACGGTCGCCCTGCGCGCCACCCGCACCCCCGAGGACGGCGACCCCGCCGCCGCGCCACCCGCCCCGGCCGACGCCGACACCGAGGCGGTGGAGCGGCTGGCCCGGCTGATCCGCCCGTTCCTGCTGCGCCGCCGCAAGTCCGACCCCGGGATCGTCCCCGAACTGCCGCCCAAGACGGAGACCGACCACCCCGTCCCGCTCACCCGCGAGCAGGCCGCGCTGTACGAGGCGGTCGTCCGTGAGTCGCTGCTCGCCATCGGGACGTCGGAGGGCATCGCCCGCCGGGGCCTGGTCCTCAAGCTGCTCACCGCCCTCAAGCAGATCTGCGACCACCCCGCGCTGTACCTCAAGGAGGGCGCGCCCGGTCCGGGCGCCGCGCGCGGCACGGCCCGTGAGGCCCTCCCGGCCGGTCCGCGCCTCGCCGGGCGGTCCGGCAAGCTCATCCTGCTGGACGAGCTGCTGGACACCCTGCTCGCGGAGGAGGGCTCGGCGCTGGTCTTCACCCAGTACGCGCGGATGGCCCGGCTGATCGGCGCCCATCTCGCGGCCCGCGCGGTCCCCGCCGAACTGCTGCACGGCGGCACCCCGGTACCCGAGCGGGAGCGTCTGGTCGACCGTTTCCAGGACGGGGCGAACCCGGTCCTGGTCCTCTCCCTCAAGGCGGCGGGCACCGGGCTGAACCTGACCCGCGCGGGCCATGTGATCCACTTCGACCGCTGGTGGAACCCCGCTGTGGAGGAGCAGGCCACGGACCGGGCGTACCGCATCGGCCAGACCCAGCCGGTCCAGGTGCACCGTCTGATCACGGAAGGCACCGTCGAGGACCGCATCGCCGACCTCCTCGCCTCCAAACGCGCCCTGGCGGACGCCGTCCTGGGCTCCGGCGAGGCATCCCTGACGGAACTGAGCAACCGGGATCTGGCTGACCTGGTATCACTGCGGAGGCCACGATGA
- a CDS encoding ROK family glucokinase, with protein sequence MSTYRDLAHRGTARATVLRTVGTRERRSLLTAPRVPTVGIDIGGTKVMAGVVDADGNILEKLRTETPDKSKSPKVVEDTIVELVLDLSDRHDVHAVGIGAAGWVDADRNRILFAPHLSWRNEPLRDRISSRLAVPVMVDNDANTAAWAEWRFGAGRGEDHLVMITLGTGIGGAILEDGQVKRGKYGVAGEFGHMQVVPGGHRCACGNRGCWEQYSSGNALVREARELATADSPVAYNIIERVNGNVSDITGPLITELAREGDAMCVELLQDIGQWLGVGIANLAAALDPSCFVIGGGVSAADDLLIGPARDAFRRHLTGRGYRPEARIARAQLGPEAGMVGAADLSRLVARRFRRANRRRVERYERYERYAEARRTAQGT encoded by the coding sequence ATGAGCACCTACCGCGACCTAGCGCACCGCGGCACCGCGCGGGCCACCGTGCTGCGCACCGTCGGCACCCGCGAACGCCGCTCCCTGCTGACGGCACCCCGTGTCCCGACCGTCGGTATCGACATCGGCGGCACCAAGGTGATGGCGGGCGTCGTGGACGCGGACGGCAACATCCTGGAGAAGCTGCGCACGGAGACCCCGGACAAGTCCAAGAGCCCCAAGGTCGTCGAGGACACCATCGTCGAACTGGTGCTGGACCTCTCCGACCGGCACGACGTCCACGCCGTCGGTATCGGCGCCGCGGGCTGGGTCGACGCCGACCGCAACCGCATCCTGTTCGCCCCCCACCTGTCCTGGCGCAACGAACCCCTCCGGGACCGGATCTCCAGCAGGCTCGCGGTCCCTGTGATGGTCGACAACGACGCGAACACCGCCGCCTGGGCCGAGTGGCGCTTCGGCGCCGGCCGCGGCGAGGACCATCTCGTCATGATCACCCTCGGTACCGGCATCGGCGGCGCCATCCTGGAGGACGGTCAGGTCAAGCGCGGCAAGTACGGTGTGGCCGGCGAGTTCGGCCATATGCAGGTCGTCCCCGGCGGACACCGCTGCGCGTGCGGCAACCGGGGCTGCTGGGAGCAGTACAGCTCCGGCAACGCCCTGGTGCGCGAGGCCCGCGAACTGGCCACCGCCGACTCCCCGGTCGCGTACAACATCATCGAACGCGTCAACGGCAACGTCTCCGACATCACCGGCCCGCTGATCACCGAGCTGGCCCGTGAGGGCGACGCCATGTGCGTCGAGCTGCTCCAGGACATCGGGCAGTGGCTCGGCGTCGGTATCGCCAATCTGGCCGCCGCCCTCGACCCGTCCTGCTTCGTCATCGGCGGTGGTGTCAGCGCCGCCGACGACCTGCTCATCGGCCCGGCCCGGGACGCCTTCCGCCGCCATCTGACGGGCCGCGGCTACCGTCCCGAGGCCCGTATCGCGCGCGCCCAGCTCGGCCCCGAGGCGGGTATGGTCGGCGCCGCCGACCTCTCACGGCTGGTGGCCCGCCGCTTCCGCCGCGCGAACCGCCGCAGGGTCGAGCGCTACGAACGCTACGAGCGGTACGCCGAGGCGCGGCGGACGGCCCAGGGGACCTGA